The Devosia sp. MC521 genome has a segment encoding these proteins:
- a CDS encoding LacI family DNA-binding transcriptional regulator, translated as MSIAGEPGRGRATAEMVAAKANVSRVAVSRAFNPHTSLKPEKRELILRIAKELDYTPDRAARALVSGRSHLVGVIVPDVCSHWESQEIDALTTALQNEGFATLLFKTRTDYSMDEQLLAYMRGFNPDSVIAFVENVKPKTLVRFLGRAVPIYVNYPFENEDDTPVAEPLYDRLNVFQHNGIDQAVALLQGFGAKRIAYLSGLSKSRANVSRERTLRRVMRERGMGEPQIIPGDFTYDTAYRSTVDLFRIGQGADAIFAANDVGAFGVLDALRHELNLRVPEDVKVVGFDDIAQSHWKSFNLTTVKFDLDERVRCLVRLILRRLNAPDAPSLEETLNTRLVVRGTVG; from the coding sequence GTGAGTATTGCGGGCGAGCCGGGACGGGGTAGGGCGACGGCCGAAATGGTCGCTGCGAAGGCTAACGTCTCGCGGGTGGCTGTTTCACGGGCGTTCAATCCGCACACCTCGCTGAAGCCGGAAAAGCGCGAGCTCATCCTCCGGATCGCCAAAGAGCTGGACTACACCCCCGATCGCGCAGCGCGAGCGCTGGTGAGCGGCCGCTCGCACCTTGTTGGCGTGATCGTTCCAGACGTGTGCAGTCATTGGGAATCTCAAGAGATCGACGCTTTGACGACGGCGCTCCAGAACGAGGGTTTTGCCACGCTCCTGTTTAAGACCCGAACTGACTACTCCATGGATGAGCAGTTGCTCGCCTATATGCGCGGCTTCAACCCAGACTCGGTGATCGCCTTCGTCGAGAATGTGAAGCCGAAAACCCTCGTGCGCTTCCTCGGTCGTGCGGTGCCGATCTACGTCAACTACCCTTTTGAAAATGAAGACGATACGCCGGTTGCCGAGCCATTGTACGACCGCCTGAACGTCTTCCAGCACAATGGCATTGATCAAGCCGTAGCGCTGCTTCAGGGGTTTGGGGCGAAGCGGATTGCCTATCTTTCTGGGCTGAGCAAGTCGCGCGCTAACGTGTCTCGCGAACGGACCCTCCGGCGCGTTATGCGTGAGCGCGGAATGGGCGAGCCGCAGATTATTCCAGGCGATTTCACCTACGACACCGCTTATCGCTCGACTGTCGATCTGTTCCGCATCGGGCAGGGTGCTGATGCAATTTTTGCGGCCAATGACGTCGGCGCCTTTGGCGTTCTAGACGCTTTGCGCCACGAGTTGAACCTGCGCGTCCCTGAGGATGTGAAGGTCGTTGGCTTCGACGACATCGCCCAGTCACACTGGAAAAGCTTCAACCTCACGACGGTCAAGTTTGACCTCGATGAGCGCGTGCGCTGCCTCGTTCGCCTGATTTTGCGGCGGCTCAATGCGCCGGACGCGCCAAGTTTAGAAGAAACATTAAACACCCGTCTCGTCGTGCGTGGCACGGTGGGCTGA
- a CDS encoding extracellular solute-binding protein — MSNRIRALALGLVSATAMAVPAFAVDLEITCRCVIGGVNSATAQWIEESVIPGFTAANPGINVTLNQFGGEDAQLTQQLALDFSTGAGPDISGFDGFLIPSFAEGGLLKSLDELIGEDYANWEGWDHISPGIRSILSYGGETYGVGLGTDVRMVFVRKDLFDKAGIDTATWNPTSWADLIDAAKKLKEAGVEAPLQLNAGVAMGEATTMQGYWMALLGTGEGVTNDDGKFIVGSQAILDTLNLYKTIYVDDGLGDQRAQLLADGRNRTFANFRDGKTAMLVEGDWFYRSVTAPGAEFEVKDRDNVMTWKKMPAQEPGKGIRGQDAVSISGGTGYVINPNTDSPKEAWQFLSFMMSQEQMTAFQGFSPGIRSRDDVAIPDNAFLTETSQALLPITTARPNNAHYNAVSQEIQRMTEAVVSGELSPEDAMAQYRSAVIAIVGEENTVSTL; from the coding sequence ATGAGCAATCGCATACGCGCACTTGCGCTCGGCCTCGTCTCTGCCACCGCTATGGCAGTGCCGGCATTCGCCGTTGATCTAGAAATCACCTGCCGCTGCGTCATCGGCGGCGTTAATAGCGCCACCGCGCAATGGATCGAAGAGAGCGTTATTCCTGGCTTCACGGCTGCCAATCCGGGCATCAATGTGACGCTGAACCAGTTTGGTGGCGAAGACGCCCAGCTCACCCAGCAGCTAGCTCTCGACTTCTCGACCGGCGCAGGCCCAGACATCTCGGGCTTCGACGGCTTCCTGATCCCCTCATTTGCTGAAGGCGGCCTCCTAAAATCTCTCGATGAGCTGATTGGCGAAGATTACGCCAATTGGGAAGGCTGGGACCACATTTCGCCCGGCATTCGCTCCATCCTCTCCTATGGCGGCGAAACCTATGGCGTCGGCCTTGGGACTGACGTGCGCATGGTCTTTGTCCGCAAAGACCTTTTCGACAAGGCTGGCATCGACACCGCGACGTGGAACCCCACCTCTTGGGCCGATCTGATCGACGCTGCCAAGAAGCTCAAGGAAGCCGGTGTCGAAGCCCCACTGCAGCTGAACGCTGGTGTGGCCATGGGCGAAGCGACCACCATGCAGGGCTATTGGATGGCACTGCTGGGCACGGGCGAAGGCGTCACCAATGACGACGGCAAGTTCATCGTTGGCTCCCAAGCCATTCTCGACACGCTCAACCTCTACAAGACCATCTATGTTGATGACGGCCTAGGCGATCAGCGCGCGCAGCTTCTGGCAGACGGTCGCAACCGCACCTTTGCCAATTTCCGCGATGGCAAGACCGCCATGCTGGTGGAAGGCGACTGGTTCTATCGCTCTGTCACCGCGCCCGGTGCAGAGTTCGAAGTCAAAGACCGCGACAACGTCATGACTTGGAAGAAGATGCCCGCTCAAGAACCGGGTAAGGGCATTCGCGGACAAGATGCTGTCTCGATCTCCGGTGGTACGGGCTATGTGATCAACCCGAATACCGACAGCCCGAAGGAAGCCTGGCAGTTCTTGTCGTTCATGATGAGCCAAGAACAGATGACGGCGTTCCAAGGGTTCTCACCGGGCATTCGCTCGCGTGATGACGTGGCGATCCCGGACAATGCGTTCTTGACGGAAACCAGCCAGGCCCTGCTGCCAATCACCACCGCGCGTCCGAACAATGCGCACTACAACGCAGTCAGCCAAGAAATCCAGCGCATGACCGAAGCCGTGGTTTCGGGTGAACTATCGCCTGAAGATGCAATGGCTCAGTACCGCTCGGCAGTCATCGCCATTGTTGGCGAAGAGAACACTGTCTCCACGCTTTAG